In a genomic window of Cyclopterus lumpus isolate fCycLum1 chromosome 13, fCycLum1.pri, whole genome shotgun sequence:
- the LOC117741323 gene encoding unconventional myosin-Ic-like has translation MMESALTARDRVGVQDFVLLENYTSEAAFIENLRKRFKENLIYTYIGSVLVSVNPYKDLEIYNKNHMERYRGVNFYEVSPHIYAVGDNSYRSMRTERKDQCILISGESGAGKTEASKKILQYYAVTCPASEQVQTVKDRLLQSNPVLEAFGNAKTLRNDNSSRFGKYMDIQFDFKGAPVGGHIINYLLEKSRVVHQNHGERNFHIFYQLIEGGEEDLLRRLGLERNPQQYQYLVKGNCPKVSSINDRSDWKTVRKALTVIGFNEDDVEELLNIIASVLHLGNVQYGEEDGSACITSDTQIKYLARLLGVNGTVLTEALTHKKIIAKGEELMSPLNLEQASSARDALSKAVYGRTFTWLVNKINTSLTYTDDSSKHYSVIGLLDIYGFEVFQHNSFEQFCINYCNEKLQQLFIELTLKSEQEEYEAEGITWEPVQYFNNKIICDLVEEKFKGIISILDEECLRPGDASDLTFLEKLADTVGGHPHFVTHKLADAKTRKVMGREEFRLLHYAGEVNYNVNGFLDKNNDLLFRNLKEVMCMSENKILNQCFDREELSDKKRPETAAAQFKASLAKLMEILMSKEPSYVRCMKPNDSKQAGRFDEVLIRHQVKYLGLMENLRVRRAGFAYRRRYEVFLQRYKSLCPDTWPNWQGKLSDGVATLVKHLGYKPEEYKLGRSKIFIRFPKTLFGTEEALETRKHSLATKLQAGWRGYSQKSKYQKLRTSAIAVQAWWRGILARRRARRRRQAADTIRRFIKGFIHRHEDRCPENEYFLDYVRYSFLMKLHRNLPKNVLDKSWPTPPAALTEASEHLRQLCMQNMVWSYCKKISPEWKHQMEQKMIASELFKDKKDNYPQSVPKLFVSTRLNGEDINPKVVQALGSEKMKYAVPVTKYDRKGYKARPRQLLLTSSGAVIVEEAKLKQRIDYGALKGISVSSLSDGLFVLHVLSEDNKQKGDVVLQSDHVIETLTKIAICSDKINNININQGSITYTVGQGKECVIDFTPGSELLVAKAKNGHLSVTAPRLNSR, from the exons CTACGCGGTGGGCGACAACTCGTACCGCTCCATGAGGACGGAGAGGAAGGACCAGTGCATCCTCATCTCCGGGGAGAGCGGCGCCGGGAAGACGGAGGCGTCCAAGAAGATCCTGCAGTACTACGCCGTCACCTGTCCGGCCAGCGAGCAGGTGCAGACCGTCAAGGACCGCCTGCTGCAGTCCAACCCCGTGCTGGAG GCCTTCGGCAATGCCAAGACGTTGCGTAACGACAACTCGAGCCGCTTCGGCAAGTACATGGACATCCAGTTTGACTTCAAG GGCGCCCCGGTCGGAGGCCACATCATCAACTACCTGCTGGAGAAGTCTCGGGTGGTGCACCAGAACCACGGGGAGAGGAACTTCCACATCTTCTACCAGCTGAtcgagggaggagaggaggacctGCTGAGACGCCTGGGCCTGGAGAGGAACCCCCAGCAGTACCAGTACCTGGTCAAA gGTAACTGTCCCAAAGTGAGCTCCATCAACGACCGCAGCGATTGGAAGACGGTGAGGAAAGCCTTGACTGTGATCGGCTTCAACGAGGACGACGTGGAG GAGCTCCTCAACATCATCGCCAGCGTGCTCCACCTGGGAAACGTGCAGTACGGCGAGGAGGACGGCAGCGCCTGCATCACCTCCGACACACAGATCAAGTACCTGGCCCGG TTGTTAGGAGTGAATGGGACGGTGCTGACGGAGGCACTCACACACAAGAAGATAATTGCCAAGGGAGAAGAG ctgatgagtCCGCTGAACTTGGAACAAGCGTCATCAGCTCGGGATGCTCTGTCCAAGGCGGTTTACGGACGCACCTTCACCTGGCTGGTCAACAAGATCAACACTTCTCTGACATACACG GACGACTCCTCCAAGCATTACTCCGTCATCGGCCTGCTGGACATCTACGGCTTTGAGGTCTTCCAGCACAACAG CTTCGAGCAGTTCTGCATCAACTACTGCAAcgagaagctgcagcagctgttcATCGAGCTCACGCTGAAGTCTGAGCAGGAGGAGTACGAGGCCGAGGGCATCACG tGGGAGCCGGTGCAGTACTTCAACAACAAGATCATCTGTGACCTGGTGGAGGAGAAGTTCAAAGGCATCATCTCCATTCTG gACGAGGAGTGCCTGCGCCCCGGAGACGCCAGTGACCTCACCTTCCTGGAGAAGCTGGCGGACACTGTGGGAGGACACCCGCACTTTGTCAC TCACAAGCTGGCTGATGCAAAGACCCGGAAGGTAATGGGACGTGAAGAATTCAGACTGCTGCATTACGCTGGAGAGGTCAACTACAACgtcaacg GATTTCTGGACAAGAACAACGACCTCCTCTTCAGGAACTTAAAAGAG gttaTGTGCATGTCAGAGAACAAGATCCTGAACCAGTGTTTTGACCGAGAGGAGCTGAGCGACAAGAAACGTCCAGAAACG GCTGCCGCCCAATTCAAAGCCAGCCTGGCGAAGCTCATGGAGATCCTGATGTCCAAGGAGCCGTCGTACGTCCGCTGCATGAAGCCCAACGACTCCAAGCAAGCAG GCCGGTTTGACGAGGTGCTGATCCGCCACCAGGTGAAGTACCTGGGCCTCATGGAGAACCTGAGGGTCAGGAGGGCCGGCTTCGCCTACAGGCGCCGCTACGAGGTCTTCCTCCAGAG GTACAAGTCTCTGTGTCCGGACACGTGGCCCAACTGGCAGGGGAAGCTGTCTGACGGGGTGGCGACGCTGGTGAAGCACCTGGGCTACAAGCCGGAGGAGTACAAGCTGGGCAG atCCAAGATCTTCATCCGCTTCCCAAAGACCTTGTTCGGCACCGAGGAGGCGCTGGAGACCAGGAAGCACAGTCTGG cCACCAAGCTGCAGGCCGGATGGAGAGGCTACAGCCAAAAGTCCAAATACCAAAAACTCAGAACCTCCG CTATAGCGGTTCAGGCGTGGTGGAGAGGGATCCTGGCCCGGAGGAGAGCTCGGCGCCGGCGGCAAGCTGCTGATACGATCCGCCG gttcaTCAAAGGCTTCATCCACCGCCACGAGGACCGCTGTCCAGAGAACGAGTACTTCCTGGATTACGTGCGCTACTCGTTCCTCATGAAGCTGCACAGGAACCTGCCGAAGAACGTCCTGGACAAGAGCTGGCCGACGCCCCCAGCCGCCCTCACGGAG GCTTCGGAGCACCTGCGTCAGCTGTGCATGCAGAACATGGTGTGGAGCTACTGCAAGAAGATCAGTCCTGAGTGGAAGCACCAG ATGGAGCAGAAGATGATCGCCAGCGAGCTCTTCAAGGACAAGAAGGACAACTACCCTCAGAGCGTGCCCAAGCTGTTCGTCAGCACCCGCCTCA ATGGGGAGGACATCAACCCCAAGGTGGTGCAGGCTCTGGGCAGCGAGAAGATGAAG TACGCAGTGCCGGTCACCAAGTACGACAGGAAGGGCTACAAGGCCCGGCCCCGCCAGCTGCTGCTCACCAGCAGCGGCGCCGTCATCGTGGAGGAGGCCAAGCTCAAGCAGCGCATCGACTACGGAGCCCTGAAAg GTATCTCCGTCAGCTCGCTCAGCGACGGCCTGTTCGTTCTGCACGTGCTCAGTGAGGACAAcaagcagaag GGAGACGTGGTTCTGCAGAGCGACCACGTGATCGAGACCCTGACCAAGATCGCCATCTGTTCCGACAAGAtaaacaacatcaacatcaaccaGGGCAG TATAACGTACACGGTGGGTCAGGGGAAGGAGTGCGTCATCGACTTCACGCCCGGATCAGAACTGCTGGTGGCCAAGGCCAAGAACGGACACCTGTCTGTG ACGGCTCCCAGGCTGAACTCCAGATGA